A stretch of Sphingomonas sp. JUb134 DNA encodes these proteins:
- a CDS encoding HAD-IA family hydrolase, protein MTVDVPNPVKAVVFDVGNVLYHWDPRFLYERLIDDDQALAAFLRDVVTQEWHFQHDAGRAFAETSAELIARYPEHEALIAAWGPRFNESIGGPVPGMAEIVAELDAAGVPLYAITNFSGEFWPPFRATAPELFDRFRDVVVSGDEKLVKPDPAIYALALRRFGLAPGEAVFVDDNLANVAAADVAGFRAVHFSDAAAFRAELVRLGLLPE, encoded by the coding sequence GTGACGGTTGACGTGCCGAACCCGGTCAAGGCCGTCGTCTTCGACGTCGGCAACGTCCTCTACCATTGGGACCCTCGGTTCCTCTACGAGCGCCTGATCGACGACGATCAGGCGCTCGCGGCGTTTCTGCGCGATGTCGTCACTCAGGAATGGCATTTCCAGCATGATGCCGGCCGCGCCTTCGCTGAGACCTCGGCCGAGCTGATCGCGCGCTATCCGGAGCATGAAGCGCTGATCGCCGCCTGGGGGCCGCGCTTCAACGAAAGCATCGGCGGGCCCGTGCCCGGCATGGCCGAGATCGTCGCGGAACTGGATGCCGCCGGCGTGCCGCTCTACGCGATCACCAACTTCTCCGGCGAGTTCTGGCCGCCGTTCCGCGCGACCGCGCCGGAGTTGTTCGACCGGTTTCGCGACGTGGTGGTGTCGGGCGATGAGAAGCTGGTGAAGCCGGATCCGGCGATCTACGCGCTGGCGCTGCGCCGATTCGGCTTGGCTCCGGGCGAGGCGGTGTTCGTGGACGACAACCTCGCCAACGTGGCCGCCGCCGATGTCGCGGGCTTTCGCGCGGTGCATTTCTCGGACGCTGCGGCTTTCCGCGCCGAGCTGGTGCGGCTGGGGCTGCTACCCGAATAA
- the ykgO gene encoding type B 50S ribosomal protein L36, which produces MKIVNSLKSLKDRHRDNRVIRRRGRIYVINKTNRRFKARQG; this is translated from the coding sequence ATGAAGATCGTCAACTCCCTGAAGTCGCTCAAGGATCGCCACCGGGACAACCGCGTGATCCGCCGCCGTGGCCGTATCTACGTCATCAACAAGACGAATCGCCGTTTCAAGGCACGCCAGGGCTGA
- a CDS encoding DUF4136 domain-containing protein: MNKLVLALTAGIASLTAGCATTQRAAPIDVTRFHLGSPVEPGSFTIEPLRTNATISPEYQTYADAVSRELSHLGFTPTRTTVSSDSRYVVSVAFLRATRGYVEKPAPFSVGLGAGGGSFGRRSGVGVGGGVTLPVGGGRQQAVIGSELSAQIRRRADNTVVWEGRAMTESLEGKTSSQPITVADKLARALFQGFPGESGITTTVK; this comes from the coding sequence ATGAACAAGCTCGTACTGGCGCTTACCGCAGGGATCGCAAGCCTTACCGCGGGCTGTGCGACCACCCAGCGTGCCGCCCCGATCGATGTGACCCGCTTTCACCTCGGTTCGCCCGTGGAGCCGGGCAGCTTCACGATCGAGCCGCTCCGCACCAACGCGACCATCAGCCCCGAGTACCAGACCTATGCCGACGCGGTTTCGCGCGAACTGAGTCACCTTGGCTTCACGCCTACACGCACCACGGTGAGCAGCGATTCGCGCTATGTCGTCTCGGTCGCATTCCTGCGCGCCACCCGCGGCTATGTGGAAAAGCCTGCACCCTTTTCCGTGGGCCTGGGCGCCGGCGGCGGCAGCTTCGGCCGGCGCTCGGGCGTGGGCGTCGGCGGCGGCGTGACCCTGCCCGTCGGCGGCGGCCGCCAGCAGGCGGTGATCGGCTCCGAGCTTTCCGCCCAGATCCGCCGCCGCGCGGACAACACGGTGGTCTGGGAAGGCCGCGCGATGACCGAGTCGCTGGAGGGCAAGACGTCGAGCCAGCCGATCACCGTGGCGGACAAGCTTGCCCGCGCCTTGTTCCAGGGCTTCCCCGGAGAGTCGGGGATCACTACCACGGTCAAATGA
- a CDS encoding M14 family metallopeptidase yields the protein MSITVNAAFDSGNIRLTGIEGDTLNLEIVRDHQSDFYQWFHFRVAGAKGRRLTFRITNAGGSAYAFGWPGYRTRMSTDRVAWRQVADTDYADGVLRWTAEIDSDLVWFAYFAPYTMEQHDALVARIGGEPGVTVRELGQTLDGRAIDCLTIGTGPKQVWFYARQHPGESMTEWFMEGALEKLVDPDDATARALREKATLHLVPNMNPDGAFRGHLRTNAAGVNLNREWHTPTPERSPEVLCVRNAMDETGVVFAMDVHGDEAIPANFLAGYEGIPAWTDPHGEKFYEYGRRLAAATPDFQLELGYVKSAPGQANLSMSTNQLAERFGAVSMTLEMPFKDHDANPDPEFGWSPERSKKLAHSCLDTLAGMIDEL from the coding sequence ATGAGCATCACCGTCAACGCCGCCTTCGACAGCGGCAACATCCGCCTCACCGGGATCGAGGGCGACACGCTGAACCTGGAGATCGTGCGCGATCACCAGTCCGACTTCTATCAGTGGTTCCACTTCCGCGTGGCCGGCGCCAAGGGGCGCCGGCTGACCTTCCGGATCACCAACGCCGGCGGCTCCGCCTATGCGTTCGGCTGGCCGGGCTATCGCACGCGGATGAGCACCGACCGCGTGGCATGGCGGCAGGTCGCCGACACCGACTATGCCGATGGCGTGCTGCGCTGGACGGCAGAGATCGACAGCGACCTCGTGTGGTTCGCCTATTTCGCGCCCTATACGATGGAGCAGCACGACGCGCTGGTGGCGCGAATCGGTGGGGAGCCCGGCGTCACCGTGCGCGAGCTGGGCCAAACGCTGGACGGCCGCGCGATCGATTGCCTGACGATCGGCACCGGCCCCAAGCAGGTCTGGTTCTACGCCCGCCAGCATCCCGGCGAATCGATGACCGAATGGTTCATGGAAGGCGCGCTGGAAAAGCTGGTCGATCCGGACGACGCCACCGCCCGCGCGCTTCGCGAAAAGGCGACGCTGCACCTGGTGCCCAACATGAACCCGGACGGCGCGTTCCGTGGCCACCTGCGCACCAATGCGGCCGGCGTGAACCTCAACCGCGAGTGGCATACGCCGACGCCCGAGCGCAGCCCCGAAGTGCTGTGCGTGCGCAACGCCATGGATGAGACCGGCGTCGTCTTCGCGATGGATGTTCACGGTGACGAGGCGATCCCCGCCAATTTCCTCGCCGGCTATGAGGGCATTCCCGCCTGGACCGATCCGCATGGCGAGAAGTTCTACGAATATGGCCGACGGCTCGCCGCGGCGACGCCCGACTTCCAGCTGGAGCTCGGCTATGTGAAGTCCGCACCCGGCCAGGCGAACCTGTCGATGTCGACCAACCAGCTCGCCGAACGCTTCGGCGCGGTGTCGATGACACTGGAGATGCCGTTCAAGGACCATGACGCGAACCCCGATCCGGAGTTCGGCTGGTCGCCCGAGCGTTCCAAGAAGCTCGCGCATTCCTGCCTCGACACGCTTGCCGGGATGATCGACGAGCTCTGA
- the gpmA gene encoding 2,3-diphosphoglycerate-dependent phosphoglycerate mutase, protein MPSLVLIRHGQSAWNLENRFTGWWDVNLTEQGIAEATAAGELMAAKGLDFDQCFTSFQTRAIKTLNLALESMRRLWLPVEKDWRLNERHYGGLTGLDKAETAAKHGEEQVKIWRRSFDIPPPLPEAGSPYDLSNDRRYAGIAVPATESLKDTIARVLPYWEARIVPELKAGKRVLISAHGNSLRALVKHLSGISDADIASLEIPTGQPLVYELDEALNATDRYYLRDR, encoded by the coding sequence ATGCCCAGCCTCGTCCTCATTCGTCACGGCCAGTCCGCCTGGAACCTGGAGAACCGCTTCACCGGCTGGTGGGACGTCAACCTGACCGAGCAGGGCATCGCCGAGGCGACGGCGGCCGGCGAGCTGATGGCGGCCAAGGGCCTCGATTTCGACCAGTGCTTCACCAGCTTCCAGACGCGGGCGATCAAGACGCTCAACCTGGCACTGGAGTCGATGAGGCGGCTGTGGCTGCCGGTCGAGAAGGACTGGCGCCTCAACGAGCGGCACTATGGGGGTCTGACCGGCCTCGACAAGGCAGAGACCGCAGCCAAGCACGGTGAGGAGCAGGTCAAGATCTGGCGCCGCAGCTTCGACATCCCGCCGCCCCTGCCGGAGGCGGGAAGCCCCTACGACCTCAGCAACGATCGTCGCTATGCCGGCATCGCCGTACCTGCGACGGAGAGTCTGAAGGATACGATCGCGCGCGTGCTGCCCTATTGGGAGGCGCGGATCGTACCCGAGCTCAAGGCCGGCAAGCGCGTGCTGATCTCCGCGCACGGCAATTCGCTGCGCGCGCTGGTGAAGCACCTGTCCGGCATCTCGGACGCCGATATCGCCAGCCTGGAGATCCCGACCGGTCAGCCGCTGGTCTATGAGCTGGACGAGGCGCTCAACGCCACCGACCGCTACTATCTGCGCGACCGGTAA
- the purE gene encoding 5-(carboxyamino)imidazole ribonucleotide mutase: protein MADQPLVGIIMGSTSDWETMRHAADVLDALGVPHETKVVSAHRTPRRLVDYAESAAGRGLKVVIAGAGGAAHLPGMAASMTRLPVLGVPVESKALSGMDSLLSIVQMPAGIPVGTLAIGRAGAVNAGLMAAAILAVSDDALAARLDTWRAAQTDSVAIDPQ, encoded by the coding sequence ATGGCAGACCAACCTCTCGTCGGCATCATCATGGGCAGCACCTCCGATTGGGAGACGATGCGCCATGCAGCAGACGTGCTCGACGCCTTGGGCGTCCCGCACGAGACCAAGGTGGTGTCCGCGCACCGTACGCCGCGGCGTCTGGTCGACTATGCCGAGAGTGCGGCGGGACGTGGCCTCAAGGTGGTGATCGCCGGTGCCGGGGGCGCTGCGCACCTGCCCGGCATGGCCGCCTCGATGACGCGGCTGCCGGTGCTGGGCGTGCCGGTGGAATCCAAGGCCTTGAGCGGCATGGATAGCCTGTTGTCGATCGTGCAGATGCCGGCAGGCATCCCGGTCGGTACGCTCGCGATCGGCCGCGCCGGCGCCGTCAATGCGGGTCTGATGGCAGCAGCGATCCTGGCCGTCTCCGACGATGCGCTCGCCGCCCGCCTCGACACCTGGCGAGCCGCCCAGACCGACAGCGTGGCGATCGACCCGCAATGA
- a CDS encoding 5-(carboxyamino)imidazole ribonucleotide synthase yields MSHAPGATIGIIGSGQLGRMIGMAAAQLGYRIHVYAPDTGPANDVAAAHTRGAYDDCAALAEFAAQVDLVTYEFENIAAEPIATLEEQVPVHPSSKSLRVAQDRVAEKRFVEDLGGRPARWAAVASRAELDAAIATIGCPAVLKTTRFGYDGKGQARLAGPEDADAAWAAIGDGPAILEAFVPFTHEFSIILARSPDGAVVSYPPACNVHKDGILDTSTVPAPAEVAAQWTEAAALAGRVGEALGHVGVLTLEFFCGAEGPVFNEMAPRVHNSGHWTIEGAETSQFENHVRAICGLPLGPVRMTGREAVMTNLIGEDADAWPELMAEPGAHLHLYGKREVRAGRKMGHVTRVVRD; encoded by the coding sequence ATGAGCCACGCGCCCGGCGCCACCATCGGCATCATCGGATCGGGCCAGCTCGGGCGGATGATCGGCATGGCCGCTGCCCAGCTCGGCTACCGCATTCATGTCTATGCGCCCGATACGGGGCCGGCCAATGACGTAGCGGCTGCGCACACCCGCGGCGCCTATGACGACTGCGCGGCGCTCGCCGAGTTCGCCGCCCAGGTCGACCTCGTCACCTACGAGTTCGAGAACATCGCCGCCGAGCCGATCGCGACGCTTGAGGAACAGGTGCCGGTTCACCCCTCCTCCAAGTCGCTGCGCGTGGCGCAGGATCGTGTCGCGGAGAAGCGCTTCGTCGAGGATCTCGGTGGCCGGCCCGCCCGCTGGGCGGCGGTCGCCAGCCGTGCAGAGTTGGACGCGGCGATCGCCACCATCGGCTGTCCCGCGGTGCTCAAGACGACGCGCTTCGGCTATGACGGCAAGGGCCAGGCCCGGCTTGCAGGGCCTGAGGACGCGGACGCCGCCTGGGCGGCGATTGGTGACGGCCCTGCGATCCTCGAGGCGTTCGTTCCCTTCACCCACGAATTCTCGATCATCCTGGCGCGCAGCCCGGACGGCGCGGTGGTCAGCTATCCGCCGGCGTGCAACGTCCACAAGGACGGCATCCTCGATACCTCGACCGTTCCCGCGCCGGCGGAAGTCGCCGCGCAATGGACCGAGGCGGCAGCACTCGCCGGCCGCGTCGGCGAGGCGCTCGGCCATGTCGGCGTGCTGACGCTGGAATTCTTCTGCGGCGCCGAAGGCCCGGTGTTCAACGAGATGGCGCCGCGCGTCCACAATTCCGGCCACTGGACGATCGAAGGCGCCGAGACCTCGCAGTTCGAGAACCATGTGCGCGCGATCTGCGGCCTGCCGCTCGGCCCAGTGCGGATGACGGGCCGCGAGGCGGTGATGACCAACCTGATCGGCGAAGACGCCGATGCCTGGCCCGAACTGATGGCGGAGCCGGGTGCCCACCTCCACCTCTACGGCAAGCGCGAGGTTCGTGCCGGCCGCAAGATGGGGCACGTCACGCGAGTCGTGCGCGACTGA
- a CDS encoding S9 family peptidase: protein MNHPTPPIAEQRPHSFERHGIIVEDPWAWLRDAGYPEVTDPDVLGYLEAENGYFEAVMAPHQPLTDRLFEEMRGRIKEDDSTVPQKDGDWLYWSDFETGGEYRRWWRKPVKGGADELILDEPALAAGKEYFRLGALSISPDGRYLAYAIDDNGSERFEARVKDLTTGALLDDVIPGTLSELVWVADSSGFLYGLANDQWRTDNARLHRLGTPIDQDVELYHEADEGWRVSVGETQSRRFLVISAGDHVTSEVRLVPADDPTAEPILVRARQSHVEYDVEEHDGTLFIHTNDTHPNFRLVTAPLERPSEWTERLAPSDHFYMTGVTTFADFFVVEGREDGLDQIFLHRYEGGEATAIAFPEASYVVGLGDNPEYAVTTLRLGYESMVTPGTVIEYDVATAEQRVLKVQTIPSGYDASKYATERLKIVARDGTQVPVSVVYPNGFPRDGTGKLYLYAYGAYGYAVPPGFSTSRMSFLDRGVAFAIAHIRGGDDLGQQWYLDGKLEKRTNTFNDFVDVARGLIAHGFTSEGQIAIAGGSAGGELMGAVVNSDPELWGAVVASVPFVDVLNTMLDETLPLTPGEWPEWGNPIEDPAAFELIRSYSPYDNVRAQGYPPLFISGGLNDPRVTYWEPAKWAAKLRFTKTDSNVLLLKTNMGAGHGGKSGRWESLKEAAEEMAFVLWQLGVEG from the coding sequence ATGAACCATCCGACGCCCCCCATCGCAGAGCAGCGCCCCCACAGCTTCGAACGCCACGGCATCATCGTAGAGGACCCCTGGGCCTGGCTGCGCGACGCCGGCTATCCGGAGGTCACCGACCCGGACGTGCTCGGATACCTTGAGGCGGAGAACGGCTATTTCGAAGCCGTCATGGCGCCTCACCAGCCGCTCACCGACCGGCTGTTCGAGGAGATGCGCGGACGGATCAAGGAGGACGACTCCACCGTTCCGCAAAAGGACGGCGACTGGCTCTACTGGTCGGACTTCGAGACCGGCGGCGAATATCGCCGCTGGTGGCGCAAGCCCGTTAAAGGCGGCGCGGACGAGCTGATCCTCGACGAACCGGCGCTGGCCGCGGGCAAGGAATATTTCCGGCTGGGCGCGCTCTCGATCAGCCCCGATGGCCGCTACCTGGCGTACGCGATCGACGACAATGGCTCCGAGCGGTTCGAGGCGCGGGTCAAGGACCTCACCACCGGCGCGCTGCTGGACGATGTGATCCCGGGCACGCTGTCGGAGCTTGTGTGGGTCGCCGACTCCTCAGGCTTCCTCTACGGCCTCGCCAACGACCAGTGGCGGACCGACAATGCCCGGCTGCACCGGCTGGGCACGCCAATCGACCAGGACGTCGAGTTGTACCACGAGGCGGACGAGGGCTGGCGCGTGTCGGTGGGCGAGACCCAGTCGCGCCGCTTTCTGGTGATCTCCGCCGGCGACCATGTCACCAGTGAGGTGCGGCTGGTCCCCGCCGACGATCCCACCGCCGAGCCGATCCTGGTGCGCGCCCGCCAGTCCCATGTCGAGTACGACGTGGAGGAGCATGACGGCACGCTCTTCATCCACACCAACGACACCCACCCAAACTTCCGGCTGGTGACCGCACCACTGGAACGTCCGTCCGAATGGACCGAGCGGCTGGCGCCGAGCGACCATTTCTACATGACCGGCGTCACCACCTTCGCCGACTTCTTCGTGGTCGAGGGGCGCGAGGACGGGCTCGATCAGATTTTTCTCCACCGCTACGAAGGCGGCGAGGCGACGGCGATCGCGTTTCCGGAGGCGAGCTATGTCGTGGGGCTTGGTGACAATCCCGAATATGCCGTCACCACGCTGCGGCTCGGCTATGAATCGATGGTCACGCCCGGCACGGTGATCGAGTACGACGTCGCCACCGCCGAGCAGCGCGTGCTCAAGGTCCAGACCATTCCCAGCGGCTATGACGCGTCGAAATACGCGACCGAGCGGTTGAAGATTGTCGCGCGCGACGGCACGCAAGTGCCGGTGTCGGTGGTCTATCCCAACGGCTTCCCGCGCGACGGCACGGGCAAGCTCTACCTCTATGCCTATGGCGCCTATGGCTATGCGGTGCCGCCGGGCTTTTCGACCAGCCGCATGTCGTTTCTCGACCGCGGCGTCGCGTTCGCGATCGCGCACATTCGCGGCGGCGACGATCTCGGCCAGCAATGGTATCTCGATGGCAAGCTGGAGAAGCGCACCAACACGTTCAACGACTTCGTCGACGTGGCGCGTGGGCTGATCGCGCACGGCTTCACCAGCGAAGGGCAGATCGCCATCGCGGGCGGATCGGCCGGCGGCGAGCTGATGGGCGCGGTGGTGAACTCCGACCCCGAGCTATGGGGCGCGGTGGTCGCGAGCGTGCCGTTCGTCGACGTGCTCAACACGATGCTGGACGAAACGCTGCCGCTGACGCCGGGCGAATGGCCGGAGTGGGGCAATCCGATCGAGGACCCGGCGGCGTTCGAGCTGATTCGGTCGTACAGCCCCTATGACAACGTCCGGGCGCAGGGCTATCCGCCGCTGTTCATCTCGGGCGGGTTGAACGACCCGCGGGTAACCTATTGGGAGCCGGCCAAATGGGCCGCGAAGCTGCGCTTCACCAAGACCGACAGCAACGTGCTGCTGCTCAAGACCAACATGGGCGCAGGCCATGGCGGCAAGTCGGGCCGGTGGGAGAGCCTGAAGGAAGCTGCCGAGGAAATGGCGTTCGTCCTGTGGCAGCTCGGGGTGGAGGGCTGA
- a CDS encoding septal ring lytic transglycosylase RlpA family protein — protein sequence MRRGTWLALLAVPLLAACGGKHFRPVSDTPVKIGKPYTVRGIRYTPAEDPSYDAVGYASWYGNESGNQTANGERFRPKGITAAHTTLPLPSYVEVTALDTGRTILLRINDRGPFSRGRILDLSRGAAEQLGIRTQGYAAVRVRRVEPPEKDRARLRDGKPAPERPRASAVELANLRERLALESGR from the coding sequence ATGCGCAGGGGGACGTGGCTGGCACTGCTCGCGGTGCCGCTCCTGGCCGCGTGCGGCGGCAAGCACTTCCGGCCCGTGAGCGACACGCCGGTCAAGATCGGCAAGCCCTATACGGTGCGCGGCATCCGCTACACGCCGGCCGAGGATCCGAGCTACGACGCGGTCGGCTATGCCAGCTGGTACGGCAATGAATCCGGCAACCAGACGGCGAACGGCGAGCGCTTCCGGCCTAAGGGGATCACCGCCGCGCATACCACCCTGCCGCTGCCGAGCTATGTCGAGGTGACGGCGCTCGACACCGGGCGCACCATCTTGCTGCGGATCAACGATCGCGGACCCTTTTCGCGCGGGCGCATCCTGGACCTGAGCCGTGGCGCGGCCGAGCAACTCGGCATCCGCACGCAGGGCTATGCCGCGGTGCGGGTGCGTCGGGTGGAGCCGCCGGAGAAGGACCGGGCGCGGCTGCGCGATGGCAAGCCGGCGCCGGAGCGGCCCCGTGCCTCGGCGGTGGAGCTGGCGAACCTGCGCGAGCGGCTGGCGCTGGAAAGCGGGCGCTAG
- a CDS encoding aminopeptidase P family protein has product MPAYSERLATLRTRLAQEGLDGFVVPLTDEHMSEYVGGYAQRLAWLTGFQGSAGTAVVLAGEAAMFTDGRYTLQVREQVDGADWTYVQVPQESIAGWLAGHAPQGGRIGYDPWLHTREWVERTAAALAPRGGTLVPVAANPIDALWADRPEPSDAPLAVQPDTLAGRSAADKRAEIADWLRAHGADALVLSALDSVAWAFNVRGTDVTHTPVALSYALVAEDGTAELFVAPDKVGDDVHRHLGNAVRVRDKAEFASALRALAGKRVAVDPERAVAAIFDALDAGGAMLLPMRDPVVLAKAIKNPAEIAGHHSAQARDAAALVRFLKWFEETAPAGTLTELDVVARLHDFRAETGVLKDESFETISATGAHGASPHYKVTDESNAPILPGQLFLIDSGGQYADGTTDITRVMPVTKPTAEMRDRFTRVLKGHIAVATAIFPDGTTGAQIDAFARRPLWEAGLDFAHGTGHGIGAYLSVHEGPQRIAQPTYPGGGPLEPLRAGMLLSNEPGYYKAGEYGIRIENLMLVVEHTPAGGDATMLAFQTTSFVPIERRLIEPELLTPDERAWLDAYHAETLRRAAPLLDADTRAWLEEKCAPIG; this is encoded by the coding sequence ATGCCTGCTTATTCCGAACGCCTCGCCACCCTCCGCACCCGCCTCGCACAAGAAGGGCTCGACGGGTTCGTCGTGCCGCTGACCGACGAGCATATGAGCGAATATGTCGGCGGCTATGCGCAGCGGCTGGCGTGGCTCACCGGCTTCCAGGGCTCGGCCGGTACCGCTGTCGTGCTGGCGGGCGAGGCGGCGATGTTCACCGACGGCCGCTATACGCTGCAGGTGCGCGAGCAGGTCGACGGCGCCGACTGGACCTATGTCCAGGTGCCGCAGGAGAGCATCGCCGGCTGGCTTGCCGGCCATGCGCCGCAGGGCGGCCGGATCGGCTATGATCCGTGGCTGCACACGCGCGAGTGGGTGGAGCGGACCGCCGCCGCCCTCGCCCCCCGCGGCGGCACGCTGGTGCCGGTCGCGGCAAATCCAATCGACGCGCTCTGGGCGGACCGGCCGGAGCCGTCCGACGCCCCCCTCGCCGTGCAGCCCGACACCCTCGCCGGCCGCAGCGCCGCCGACAAGCGGGCGGAAATCGCCGACTGGCTGCGCGCCCACGGCGCCGACGCGCTGGTGCTCTCCGCGCTCGATTCGGTCGCCTGGGCGTTCAACGTGCGCGGCACCGACGTGACCCACACGCCGGTCGCGCTCTCGTACGCGCTGGTCGCCGAGGACGGCACCGCCGAGCTGTTCGTGGCGCCCGACAAGGTTGGCGACGACGTCCACCGCCACCTGGGCAACGCCGTGCGCGTCCGCGACAAGGCGGAGTTCGCATCCGCCTTGCGCGCCCTTGCCGGCAAGCGCGTCGCCGTCGATCCCGAGCGGGCGGTCGCGGCGATCTTCGACGCGCTCGACGCGGGCGGGGCCATGCTGCTGCCGATGCGCGATCCGGTGGTATTGGCCAAGGCGATCAAGAACCCCGCCGAGATCGCCGGCCACCATTCCGCCCAGGCCCGCGATGCTGCCGCACTGGTGCGCTTCCTCAAGTGGTTCGAGGAGACCGCCCCTGCCGGTACGCTGACCGAACTCGACGTGGTGGCGCGGCTCCACGATTTCCGTGCCGAAACCGGCGTGCTCAAGGACGAATCGTTCGAGACGATCTCCGCCACCGGCGCGCACGGTGCCAGCCCGCACTACAAGGTCACGGACGAATCGAACGCGCCGATCCTGCCGGGCCAGCTGTTCCTGATCGATTCGGGCGGGCAGTACGCCGACGGCACCACCGACATCACCCGCGTGATGCCGGTCACCAAGCCCACGGCCGAGATGCGCGACCGCTTCACCCGCGTGTTGAAGGGCCACATCGCCGTCGCCACCGCCATCTTTCCGGACGGCACGACGGGCGCGCAGATCGATGCCTTTGCCCGTCGGCCGCTGTGGGAGGCGGGCCTCGATTTCGCGCATGGCACCGGCCACGGCATCGGCGCCTATCTGTCGGTCCACGAAGGCCCGCAGCGCATCGCCCAGCCGACCTATCCCGGCGGCGGCCCGCTGGAGCCACTGCGCGCCGGCATGCTGCTCTCCAACGAGCCCGGCTATTACAAGGCCGGCGAGTACGGCATCCGCATCGAGAATCTGATGCTGGTGGTGGAGCACACGCCTGCGGGTGGCGATGCGACCATGCTCGCGTTCCAGACGACCAGCTTCGTGCCGATCGAGCGGCGCCTGATCGAGCCTGAGCTCCTCACCCCGGACGAACGCGCGTGGCTGGACGCCTACCACGCCGAGACGCTGCGTCGGGCCGCGCCGCTGCTGGATGCGGATACCCGCGCCTGGCTGGAGGAGAAGTGCGCACCGATCGGGTGA